The Planococcus versutus genome contains a region encoding:
- a CDS encoding ABC transporter ATP-binding protein — MEKILQVKDLELSFNTQGGEVKAIRGVNFDLYKGETLAIVGESGSGKSVTTKSIMRLLPEQSAEFKSGEILFDGRDLTKLSDKEMQKIRGKEISMIFQDPMTSLNPTMPIGRQLTEPLLKHQKISKSEAKKVAIDLLRLVGMPKPELRMKQYPHQFSGGQRQRIVIAISLACNPKILIADEPTTALDVTIQAQILELMKDLQKKIDTSIIFITHDLGVVANVADRVAVMYGGKIVEIGTVDEVFYNPQHPYTWGLLSSMPSLDTEDAKLYAIPGTPPDLLDPPKGDAFALRSEYAMTIDMEQNPPFFKVSDTHYAATWLLHPDAPQVEPPLTVIERMKKFPGSRYYEGGAV; from the coding sequence ATGGAGAAAATATTACAAGTAAAAGACCTAGAGCTTTCCTTTAACACCCAAGGCGGGGAAGTTAAAGCGATACGTGGGGTTAACTTTGATTTATACAAAGGCGAAACTTTAGCAATCGTTGGAGAGTCTGGTTCAGGTAAATCTGTAACGACTAAATCCATCATGCGTTTGCTACCGGAACAATCTGCAGAATTTAAAAGCGGCGAAATTTTGTTTGATGGCCGTGATTTGACAAAGTTGAGTGACAAAGAAATGCAAAAAATTCGAGGAAAAGAAATATCAATGATTTTCCAGGATCCAATGACTTCTCTGAATCCAACTATGCCAATTGGTCGTCAATTAACAGAACCTTTGTTAAAACACCAAAAAATCAGCAAAAGTGAAGCGAAAAAAGTAGCAATCGACTTGTTACGCTTAGTTGGTATGCCAAAGCCAGAGTTGCGGATGAAGCAATATCCTCACCAATTCTCAGGTGGACAGCGTCAACGTATTGTTATCGCTATTTCATTAGCCTGTAACCCGAAAATTTTGATCGCCGATGAGCCGACAACGGCACTTGACGTTACAATCCAGGCGCAAATTCTAGAGTTAATGAAAGATTTGCAGAAAAAAATTGATACTTCTATTATTTTTATCACACACGATCTTGGTGTTGTAGCGAACGTAGCAGATCGCGTAGCTGTTATGTACGGTGGGAAAATTGTGGAAATTGGTACAGTTGATGAAGTGTTCTATAACCCCCAGCATCCATATACGTGGGGATTATTAAGTTCGATGCCATCATTAGATACAGAAGATGCAAAATTGTACGCAATTCCAGGAACACCACCTGATTTATTGGATCCGCCAAAAGGCGATGCTTTTGCACTTCGTAGTGAGTACGCAATGACCATCGATATGGAGCAAAACCCTCCATTCTTCAAAGTCAGTGATACACATTATGCAGCAACTTGGTTATTGCATCCAGATGCACCTCAAGTAGAACCGCCTCTCACTGTTATTGAACGTATGAAGAAATTCCCGGGAAGCAGATATTATGAAGGGGGTGCGGTATAA
- a CDS encoding putative glycoside hydrolase, which translates to MIKNWKWIAACAASISLVGAGSVYAADEDKTPDFTKRSYQATQIDSKVLTSSGLFKFDSGLEFNYPDAVRGIFLTGYSAGGERFSSLVDLLDNTELNAMVIDIKEDVGYLTYQPEEGSELAELGMGKNFIKDPRGMLEKLEEKEIYPIARVVVFKDTVLAEQRPDLTFMDGNQVWKNNRGDAFVNPFLKEVWDHNVKVAIEAAKLGFKEIQFDYVRFPEGFENRADDLTYSLGEYEDVEMDLVQKRVEAVTDFVAYAKEQLEPYGVEVSVDIFGYAATLPEAPGIGQNFSKISENVDVISSMIYPSHWTSYFGIAKPDLEPYKLVTEYAKVENEVLGALENPPVSRPWIQDFTASYLGAGNFKRYGKEEVEAQIKALNEQGIEEFLLWNAGNTYSEGVDYTP; encoded by the coding sequence ATGATTAAAAATTGGAAATGGATCGCAGCGTGTGCAGCAAGCATTAGTTTAGTAGGTGCAGGAAGCGTGTATGCAGCTGATGAGGATAAGACACCTGATTTTACAAAACGGTCTTATCAAGCAACTCAAATTGACTCAAAAGTATTAACATCATCAGGATTGTTTAAATTCGATTCAGGACTTGAATTTAATTATCCAGATGCTGTTCGAGGGATATTTTTAACGGGTTACTCTGCTGGAGGAGAACGTTTTAGTTCTTTGGTTGATCTTTTAGACAATACAGAATTGAATGCAATGGTTATTGATATTAAAGAAGATGTAGGATATTTAACATACCAACCTGAAGAAGGCTCAGAGTTAGCGGAGCTTGGTATGGGAAAAAACTTTATAAAAGATCCTCGAGGTATGTTGGAAAAATTAGAAGAAAAAGAAATTTACCCAATTGCTCGTGTAGTTGTTTTTAAAGATACTGTTTTAGCAGAACAACGTCCAGATCTAACATTTATGGATGGCAATCAAGTTTGGAAAAATAATCGCGGAGATGCGTTCGTCAATCCATTCCTTAAAGAAGTATGGGATCATAACGTAAAAGTAGCTATTGAAGCAGCAAAACTTGGGTTTAAAGAAATTCAATTTGATTATGTTCGATTCCCAGAAGGATTTGAAAATCGCGCTGATGATTTAACATACTCTCTTGGTGAATACGAAGATGTTGAGATGGATCTTGTTCAAAAAAGAGTTGAGGCCGTAACAGATTTTGTTGCATATGCTAAAGAGCAGTTGGAGCCTTATGGTGTTGAAGTGTCGGTTGATATATTTGGCTATGCGGCAACATTACCTGAAGCACCTGGCATTGGCCAAAACTTTTCAAAAATCTCTGAAAACGTCGATGTCATCTCATCTATGATTTATCCAAGTCACTGGACATCTTATTTTGGTATCGCAAAACCAGACTTAGAACCATACAAGCTAGTAACCGAATATGCAAAAGTGGAAAATGAGGTTTTAGGAGCATTAGAAAACCCACCCGTTTCACGACCGTGGATTCAAGATTTCACAGCAAGTTACTTAGGTGCTGGAAATTTCAAGCGCTATGGTAAAGAAGAAGTCGAAGCACAAATTAAAGCATTAAATGAACAAGGAATAGAAGAATTCCTTCTGTGGAATGCTGGAAACACTTACTCAGAAGGTGTCGATTACACGCCTTGA
- a CDS encoding ABC transporter ATP-binding protein, translated as MAEKLLEIKNLKQYFNIGKANEVRAVDDISFDIYKGETLGLVGESGCGKSTTGRSIIRLYDATDGDVFYEGENVHGKKSKKDLKKFNRKMQMIFQDPYASLNQRMKVMDIIAEGIDIHGLAKNATERKKMVYDLLETVGLNKEHANRYPHEFSGGQRQRLGIARALAVEPDFIIADEPISALDVSIQAQVVNLLKELQEEKGLTFLFIAHDLSMVKYISDRIGVMYFGRLVELAPAEELYKNPLHPYTQSLLSAIPLPDPNYERNRVRKSYDPAVHEYTKADDVRMREISPGHFVQCSEREFESIKAAVITN; from the coding sequence ATGGCTGAAAAATTACTTGAGATTAAAAACCTGAAACAATATTTCAATATCGGTAAAGCAAACGAAGTCCGCGCAGTAGACGATATCAGTTTTGATATATACAAAGGTGAAACTTTAGGATTGGTTGGCGAGTCGGGTTGTGGAAAATCGACAACGGGTCGTTCGATCATTCGTCTGTACGATGCGACTGATGGTGATGTGTTCTATGAAGGTGAAAACGTTCATGGCAAAAAATCTAAAAAAGATTTAAAGAAATTTAACCGTAAAATGCAAATGATCTTCCAAGATCCATATGCATCGTTAAATCAACGGATGAAAGTAATGGATATTATTGCAGAAGGCATCGATATTCATGGCTTAGCAAAAAATGCAACAGAACGTAAAAAAATGGTTTATGATTTATTAGAAACAGTTGGCTTGAACAAAGAACACGCTAACCGCTATCCGCATGAATTCTCTGGTGGACAACGTCAGCGTCTTGGAATTGCTCGCGCTTTGGCTGTTGAACCTGACTTTATCATTGCCGATGAGCCAATCTCAGCACTCGATGTTTCGATCCAAGCGCAAGTTGTTAACTTACTGAAAGAATTACAAGAAGAAAAAGGACTGACATTCCTGTTCATCGCCCATGATTTGTCGATGGTTAAATACATTTCAGATCGAATTGGTGTAATGTACTTCGGAAGACTGGTGGAACTAGCACCAGCGGAAGAGTTGTACAAGAATCCATTGCATCCGTATACGCAATCTTTGTTGTCTGCAATTCCACTTCCAGATCCAAACTATGAGCGCAACCGCGTTCGTAAATCATATGATCCTGCTGTACACGAATATACAAAAGCTGACGATGTTCGCATGAGAGAAATCAGCCCTGGTCATTTTGTTCAATGTTCAGAGCGCGAATTCGAATCGATTAAAGCAGCTGTAATAACAAACTAA